The following proteins are encoded in a genomic region of Neurospora crassa OR74A linkage group VI, whole genome shotgun sequence:
- the nuo11.6 gene encoding NADH:ubiquinone oxidoreductase 11.6kD subunit, which produces MPAPTILRAGALASRRAFSTSRAVRSGGAPHYDPPSGWLFGVRPGEEYKREGWEIPFFYGFCGSFAVATIAYAFKPDTSIQTWALEEARRRLEAEGILEDPHPEK; this is translated from the exons atGCCAGCCCCCACGATCCTTCGCGCCGGCGCCCTCGCTTCCCGGCGCGCATTCAGCACCTCCCGCGCCGTCCGCAGCGGCGGTGCCCCGCACTACGATCCCCCCAGCGGCTGGCTCTTTGGCGTCAGGCCGGGCGAGGAGTACAAGAGGGAAGGGTGGGAGATCCCCTTCTTTTATGGGTTCTGCGGCAGCTTTGCTGTTGCCACGATTGCGTATGCTTTCAAGCCTGATACTTC CATCCAAACGTGGGCTCTCGAAGAGGCTCGTCGCCGACTAGAGGCCGAGGGTATCCTCGAGGATCCGCACCCCGAGAAGTAA
- the ilv-6 gene encoding branched-chain-amino-acid aminotransferase — protein sequence MFRTSLRRAAAFQPARPCFGAFSATAARQYSAATGTADINPSKLKVEKTTQPKGLLKPEELVFGRNFTDHMLTIEWTKENGWNAPEIKPYQNLSLDPATCVFHYAFECFEGMKAYKDKAGKIRLFRPDKNMARFNKSAARIALPTFDSPALIDLIAKLVKLDSRFIPEQRGYSLYLRPTMIGTQKTLGVGPPGSALLYVIASPVGPYYPTGFKAVSLEATDYAVRAWPGGVGDKKLGANYAPCIVPQVEAMSRGFQQNLWLFGEEEYVTEVGTMNFFVAIKDKKTGQKTLVTAPLDGTILEGVTRDSVLALAREKLAPEGWKIEERKFTMKELAEAANEGRLIEAFGAGTAAIVSPVRSISWKGQLVNCGLKPEEESGELTMQVKNWMEARQYGDEEHEWSYVCE from the exons ATGTTCCGCACCTCCCTCCGCAGGGCTGCGGCCTTCCAGCCCGCGAGGCCATGCTTCGGTGCCTTCTCCGCCACTGCTGCCCGCCAGTACAGCGCTGCCACTGGCACTGCCGACATCAACCCTTCCAAGCTCAAGGTCGAGAAGACCACCCAGCCCAAGGGCCTCTTGAAGCCCGAGGAGCTCGTCTTCGGTCGCAACTTCACTG ACCACATGCTCACCATCGAATGGACCAAGGAGAACGGCTGGAACGCGCCCGAGATCAAGCCCTACCAGAACCTCTCGCTCGACCCCGCCACCTGCGTCTTCCACTACGCCTTTGAGTGCTTCGAGGGCATGAAGGCCTACAAGGACAAGGCCGGCAAGATCCGCCTCTTCCGCCCCGACAAGAACATGGCGCGCTTCAACAAGTCGGCCGCCCGCATTGCTCTGCCCACCTTCGACTCGCCCGCCCTGATCGACCTGATCGCCAAGCTGGTCAAGCTCGACAGCCGCTTCATCCCCGAGCAGCGCGGCTACTCGCTGTACCTGCGCCCGACCATGATCGGCACCCAAAAGACGCTTGGCGTCGGCCCTCCCGGCTCCGCCCTGCTCTACGTCATCGCCTCCCCCGTCGGCCCTTACTACCCCACGGGCTTCAAGGCCGTCTCGCTCGAGGCGACCGACTACGCCGTGCGCGCCTGGCCCGGCGGTGTCGGCGACAAGAAGCTCGGCGCCAACTACGCCCCCTGCATCGTGCCCCAAGTCGAGGCTATGAGCCGTGGATTCCAGCAGAACCTGTGGCTgtttggcgaggaggagtacGTCACCGAGGTCGGCACCATGAACTTCTTTGTGGCcatcaaggacaagaagacggGCCAGAAGACCCTGGTCACTGCGCCGCTCGACGGCACCATCCTCGAGGGCGTCACGCGTGATTCCGTCCTCGCGCTGGCTCGCGAGAAGCTGGCGCCTGAGGGCTGGAAGATCGAGGAGCGCAAGTTCACCATGAAGGAGCTTGCCGAGGCGGCGAACGAGGGCCGTCTGATTGAGGCTTTCGGCGCCGGTACTGCTGCTATTGTGAGCCCCGTCCGCTCCATCAGCTGGAAGGGCCAGCTCGTCAACTGCGGTCTtaagcccgaggaggagtcgGGTGAGCTTACGATGCAGGTCAAGAACTGGATGGAGGCCAGGCAGTATGGTGATGAGGAGCATGAGTGGAGCTATGTTTGCGAGTAG
- the stk-32 gene encoding protein kinase domain-containing protein ppk32: MALAGVFKSLGATNINSNYSISSTLTTTAGPWKIYPAKKKSTGKEYSVFVFDRKILDAHSKDLSRSSAAGFKKVVEEVVERLKKEASSLARLRHPAILELVEPVEETRGGGLQFVTEPVTTSLAAVLQEKDDQERNGVGGRSSRYVREEPDGTRRRREVEIDELEYQKGLLQVSKALEFLHENAGLVHGNLTPDAILINAKSDWKVSGLAFCSPQQDSDKPTSIQPISLAEVLHYEPRLPRTVQMNLDYTSPDFVLDNNLTSSADMFSLGLLCVSLYNSPHRSPLECNSSLSAYKRHFQSSQGVPSSTNNYLCSRELPKELANHVLPRLITRRPATRMTAKEFQQSEYFNNIMVKTLRFLDTFPAKTPNEKQAFLRGLIKVLPDFPNSVMEKKILPGLLEEMKDKELISLILHNIFKIIELLPSTAGKRAFGDRVRPVIKEIFVTNAKQAQERDPARDAGLIIIIEQLPVIVAACPGKGFKDDILPIIFAALESPTPVLVGAALQCLPSVLPVLDFSTIKNELFPVVAMIFSKTNSLAIKVRGLQAFVVLCGGSTDPLANNDGLDGLGPSDRKPASSSSALDKFTMQEKIVPLIKAIKTKEPAVMIAALNVLRIVGKVADADFVAMDILPILWAMSLTPLLDLKQFQSFMDLIKSLSKRVEDEQTKKLQELNGGNTSGPAEDFMSLGGLSSSSALDTNGTSANDFAALVGGGGNTNNTSPLDSGGWDNVLTSSSNKPVTSPSIRSGTGTGRSTPAATFSWSSAPPAAAPSTTLKPQTTGSNFRTVTPDLNSFQPLTPQSTQFSQPLQPTPSTITSPTGGTGINWGAATQSQAQVNPWSSSTPTSTVTSPSIAPPTSAFGGMNLGQLSSTSRTSSSFSLQPPPSASASSVSTPGFGGSGTGGFSLAPPPKAPPAQSSTPTTTTTSWGSGSGSFGNLSLGSINNGANSMGNMMAAKNNTGSMGSGFGGMGGMGMMQPLQPQSSGWGTPLQPQQTQSQQQQQQQQQNKSGLDKYESLL; this comes from the exons ATGGCCCTCGCCGGCGTCTTCAAGTCGCTCGGCGCGACCAACATCAACTCCAACTACAGCATATCTTCCACCCTCACGACGACGGCCGGACCATGGAAGATCTAcccggccaagaagaagtccaCCGGCAAGGAGTACTCGGTCTTTGTCTTCGATAGGAAGATACTCGACGCGCACAGCAAGGACCTCAGCCGGTCCAGCGCCGCCGGCTTTAAGAAggtggtggaagaggtggtTGAACGGCTGAAAAAGGAGGCCTCTTCGCTGGCCAGGCTACGACATCCCGCCATTCTGGAACTCGTCGAACCGGTGGAGGAAACCAGAGGCGGTGGCCTACAATTCGTCACGGAACCAGTAACAACATCACTCGCGGCAGTATTACAAGAGAAGGACGACCAGGAACGAAATGGCGTCGGTGGCCGATCAAGTCGCTATGTCAGAGAGGAACCTGACGGCACCCGGAGGCGGCGCGAGGTGGAAATAGACGAGCTGGAGTATCAGAAGGGCTTGCTACAAGTCAGCAAAGCCTTGGAGTTCCTACACGAGAATGCCGGACTGGTCCACGGCAACCTCACTCCAGAtgctattcttattaatgcCAAG TCAGACTGGAAGGTCAGCGGCCTCGCCTTCTGCAGTCCTCAACAAGATTCGGACAAGCCGACATCGATACAACCCATCAGTCTGGCAGAGGTCCTGCATTATGAGCCCAGGTTACCTCGGACCGTCCAGATGAACCTCGACTATACCTCCCCCGACTTTGTCCTCGACAACAATCTGACATCCTCGGCCGACATGTTTTCATTGGGCCTACTGTGCGTATCTCTATACAATTCGCCCCACCGGTCACCATTGGAGTGCAACTCGAGTTTGTCCGCCTATAAAAGGCACTTCCAGTCGTCACAGGGCGTGCCATCGTCAACCAACAACTACCTCTGCTCCCGCGAACTACCGAAAGAGCTGGCCAACCATGTCTTACCAAGGCTTATCACGCGAAGACCGGCCACCCGGATGACGGCCAAGGAATTTCAGCAGAGCGAGTACTTTAACAACATCATGGTCAAGACTCTTCGCTTCTTGGACACCTTCCCGGCCAAGACGCCCAACGAGAAGCAGGCCTTCTTGAGAGGCCTGATCAAAGTCCTACCCGACTTTCCCAACTCGGtaatggagaagaagattctTCCGGGCTTGCTTGAAGAGATGAAGGATAAGGAGCTTATCTCTCTGATTCTCCATAACATCTTCAAGATCATCGAGCTTCTGCCGTCCACGGCTGGCAAGAGAGCTTTTGGAGACCGAGTGCGGCCGGTTATCAAGGAGATCTTTGTCACCAATGCAAAGCAGGCACAGGAAAGGGATCCTGCTAGGGATGCGGGtttgatcatcatcattgagCAGCTACCTGTGATTGTTGCTGCATGTCCCGGAAAGGGGTTCAAAGATG ACATCCTCCCCATTATCTTCGCCGCCCTCGAGTCCCCAACCCCCGTCCTAGTCGGTGCAGCACTTCAGTGCCTCCCAAGCGTCCTCCCAGTCCTCGACTTTAGCACCATCAAGAACGAGCTCTTCCCCGTAGTCGCCATGATCTTCAGCAAAACCAACAGTCTCGCCATCAAAGTCCGCGGTCTCCAAGCCTTTGTTGTTCTCTGCGGTGGCTCCACTGACCCTTTAGCAAACAACGACGGCCTCGACGGACTCGGTCCCTCCGACAGAAAACCTGCGTCTAGCTCTAGTGCACTAGACAAGTTTACCATGCAGGAGAAGATTGTGCCCCTAATCAAGGCCATCAAAACCAAGGAACCGGCCGTTATGATTGCCGCCCTCAACGTCCTGCGCATTGTGGGCAAGGTAGCTGACGCCGACTTTGTGGCTATGGACATCTTGCCCATATTGTGGGCAATGAGTCTAACGCCCTTGCTTGACCTCAAACAATTCCAGTCATTCATGGATCTCATCAAGAGCCTGTCCAAACGGGTAGAAGACGAACAAACCAAGAAGCTCCAGGAGCTCAACGGCGGTAACACCTCTGGTCCAGCAGAGGACTTTATGTCTCTAGGCGGGCTATCCAGTTCCTCAGCTCTAGACACGAACGGGACATCAGCCAATGACTTCGCGGCCCtagtcggcggcggcggtaacACTAACAACACCAGCCCGCTTGACTCCGGCGGATGGGACAACGTCCTAACTTCCAGCTCCAACAAACCCGTAACCTCCCCCAGCATCCGTTCTGGCACTGGCACCGGCCGCTCAACCCCCGCCGCAACCTTTTCCTGGTCCTCCGCtcctcccgccgccgctccctCCACAACGCTAAAGCCCCAAACCACTGGCTCCAACTTCCGCACCGTCACTCCCGATCTCAACTCCTTCCAGCCTCTTACCCCCCAATCCACTCAATTCTCTCAACCGCTTCAACCTACCCCTTCCACAATCACCTCCCCAACAGGAGGAACGGGTATCAACTGGGGCGCGGCCACGCAATCACAAGCACAAGTGAACCCTTGGTCGTCATCGACCCCCACATCGACCGTCACTTCTCCCTCTATCGCTCCGCCAACGAGCGCCTTTGGAGGTATGAACCTCGGCCAGTTATCCAGCACTTCTCGAACCAgctcttccttttcgttaCAACCGCCACCATCAGCTTCGGCTTCATCAGTCTCAACACCTGGATTTGGTGGCTCAGGGACTGGTGGGTTCAGTCTAGCACCGCCACCCAAGGCTCCCCCTGCGCAGAGCAGCAcgccgacaacaacaacgacttcTTGGGGGAGCGGGTCCGGGTCGTTTGGGAACTTGAGCCTgggaagtattaataatggTGCTAATAGCATGGGGAACATGATGGCTGCAAAGAATAATACGGGTAGTATGGGGTCTGGGTTTGGTGGGATGGGAGGTATGGGAATGATGCAGCCTCTTCAACCGCAATCATCGGGTTGGGGGACACCATTACAGCCTCAACAGACACAatcacagcagcagcagcagcagcagcaacagaacAAGTCAGGGTTGGATAAGTACGAGAGTTTACTGTGA
- the ntf2 gene encoding nuclear transport factor 2, producing MSLDFTAIATQFVAHYYSTFDSDRKNLAGLYRDNSMLTFEGAQSLGAQGITEKLTSLPFQKVKHEYGPPDAQPTATGGIIILVTGQLIVDDEQRPLGYSQAFQLSQDASGQWFVFNDIFKLVLL from the exons ATGTCTCTCG ACTTCACCGCTATCGCCA CGCAATTCGTTGCCCACTACTACTCTACCTTCGATTCCGATCGCAAGAACCTCGCTGGTCTCTAC CGCGACAACTCTATGCTCACCTTCGAGGGTGCCCAGTCTCTCGGTGCCCAGGGTATTACTGAGAAGCTTACT TCTCTCCCATTCCAGAAGGTCAAGCACGAGTACGGCCCACCCGATGCCCAGCCCACCGCCACCGGTGGTATCATCATTCTTGTTACCGGCCAGCTTATT GTCGATGACGAGCAGCGCCCTCTTGGCTACTCGCAGGCTTTCCAGCTCTCCCAGGACGCCTCTGGCCAGTGGTTCGTCTTCAACGACATTTTCAAGCTTGTCCTTCTCTAG
- a CDS encoding golgi apparatus membrane protein tvp-18, producing MALKDEFATRNFSIYGQWLGILSMILCFALGIANIFTFRPIIIVFSVITLCFSFVILFVEVPLLLRICPTSPTFDNLIRKISTNYTRAAAYGVMAVVVFLSCIDRTTSLLVPGIFLSFTGICYALAALKGQAFVGSKTLGGAGVAQMIV from the exons ATGGCGCTCAAGGACGAATTCGCCACGCGCAACTTCA GTATCTATGGACAATG GCTCGGCATTCTCTCCATGATCCTCTGCTTTGCCCTTGGAATTGCCAACATCTTCACCTTTAGACCCATCATCATTGTCTTCTCTGTCATCACTCT GTGCTTCTCCTTTGTGATTCTCTTCGTCGAagtccctctcctcctccgcattTGCCCGACCTCGCCCACCTTCGACAACCTCATCCGCAAGATCTCGACCAACTACACGCGCGCCGCCGCTTACGGCGTCATGGCCGTCGTTGTCTTCTTGTCCTGCATCGATCGCACCACGTCCCTCCTTGTCCCCGGCATCTTCTTGTCATTCACGGGTATCTGCTACGCTCTGGCGGCGCTCAAGGGCCAGGCGTTTGTGGGAAGCAAGACGCTGGGTGGAGCGGGTGTCGCGCAGATGATTGTATAA